The Spirosoma foliorum genome has a window encoding:
- a CDS encoding tetratricopeptide repeat protein codes for MNKFVLLVVLLAAALTVGLYTLPKVVVRNESKQLAGGRSVQMSGAGKSDAGSPNVADKANSSPIHEKPLLPEQQKRLVTLQTEFAKATLAEKEAVGVKLISLLHEVTRYDSAAHYAEELATAQPTERNLLRAGDEYFEAYTFAVDEKKTALLGQKTRDLYGQALAKNPNLLSAKANMAMTYVNTDTPMQGIMLLREVIKQDPTNELALFNLGLLSMRSNQYERAIERFRQILVNNPSSRKAKFYLGVSLAEAGQKTEAKQVLAQVKQQEKDPQILAAVREYEERLK; via the coding sequence ATGAATAAATTCGTATTGCTTGTTGTCTTGTTGGCTGCAGCCCTAACGGTTGGGTTATATACCTTGCCGAAGGTAGTTGTACGAAATGAAAGTAAGCAACTAGCGGGTGGACGTTCAGTGCAAATGTCTGGAGCTGGGAAGTCAGATGCTGGCTCGCCTAATGTAGCCGATAAGGCTAACAGCTCCCCGATTCATGAAAAGCCCTTGTTGCCTGAGCAGCAAAAACGGTTAGTAACACTCCAAACTGAATTTGCGAAAGCAACTCTGGCAGAGAAAGAGGCCGTTGGTGTGAAGCTTATCAGCTTATTGCATGAGGTAACTCGCTACGACAGCGCAGCTCATTATGCGGAGGAGTTGGCAACTGCTCAACCAACGGAACGGAATCTGTTACGAGCCGGGGATGAGTACTTTGAAGCTTACACATTTGCTGTCGATGAAAAGAAGACAGCGCTTTTAGGTCAGAAAACTCGTGATTTATACGGGCAGGCACTGGCTAAAAATCCAAACCTGCTATCGGCAAAGGCCAATATGGCCATGACTTACGTCAATACCGATACGCCAATGCAGGGCATTATGCTCTTGCGTGAGGTGATCAAGCAGGACCCAACGAATGAACTGGCCCTGTTCAATTTAGGCCTGCTATCCATGCGGTCTAATCAATACGAACGAGCTATTGAGCGATTCCGACAAATACTGGTCAACAACCCGTCGAGTCGAAAAGCTAAATTTTATTTGGGGGTTAGTTTAGCGGAAGCTGGTCAGAAAACTGAAGCCAAACAAGTTCTGGCCCAAGTAAAGCAGCAGGAGAAAGACCCGCAAATTCTGGCCGCCGTTCGTGAATACGAAGAGCGGTTGAAGTGA
- a CDS encoding DUF3500 domain-containing protein — MKYLLFILCGLLANQLHVLGQVAPSPKTLPVQQRVKDEMTDAANAFLGTLTPEQRGKTTFAFDNEERFNWHFVPRERKGLPLKQMTPEQRKAAMAMLKTTLSLQGYEKATSIIDMENVLRVIDNRPPNDVYRDPENYSFTVFGDPATNTPWSWRIEGHHLSLQFVAVDGKVLAQTPTFFGSNPGILKFDSGMADKRMSDPRVKDLPQKGRSILKLETEKAFALLKTLNADQRKLAVLAPVAYPEMVTSNKRKASLEKMDGVKMADMNAEQRKLFLDLIQTYLANYRITLAKQQLDKLKKAGLDEIRFGWAGDLTPELGDGKGWYYRIHGPTILIEYDNSQTNANHIHTVVRDLTNDWGEDLLQEHYKNVSHGKD, encoded by the coding sequence ATGAAGTACTTACTTTTTATACTTTGCGGCTTATTGGCCAATCAATTACACGTTCTTGGCCAGGTTGCCCCATCGCCCAAAACATTGCCTGTTCAGCAGCGCGTTAAAGATGAAATGACAGATGCCGCGAACGCGTTTCTAGGAACCTTGACGCCAGAACAACGGGGAAAAACAACGTTCGCATTTGATAATGAAGAGCGGTTCAACTGGCACTTTGTACCCCGAGAACGGAAAGGCCTGCCTCTAAAGCAAATGACGCCAGAACAGCGCAAAGCAGCTATGGCGATGCTCAAAACAACACTTAGCCTGCAAGGCTATGAGAAAGCGACGTCCATTATCGACATGGAGAATGTGCTGCGTGTGATTGACAATCGGCCGCCTAACGACGTATACCGTGATCCGGAAAATTATTCATTTACCGTTTTTGGTGATCCAGCCACCAACACACCCTGGAGCTGGCGTATCGAAGGACATCACCTATCACTTCAGTTTGTTGCTGTTGATGGTAAAGTGTTGGCCCAGACACCTACGTTTTTTGGTAGTAATCCTGGTATTCTGAAATTTGACTCGGGCATGGCTGATAAGCGTATGTCGGACCCACGTGTAAAGGATTTACCCCAAAAAGGTCGATCAATCTTAAAGCTGGAAACCGAAAAAGCCTTTGCGTTATTGAAAACCCTGAATGCCGACCAGCGCAAGCTGGCAGTACTGGCCCCGGTTGCTTATCCTGAAATGGTTACGAGCAATAAGCGTAAAGCGTCGCTGGAAAAAATGGACGGCGTAAAAATGGCCGACATGAATGCTGAGCAACGTAAATTATTTCTGGATTTGATTCAGACTTATTTAGCCAATTACCGCATTACGTTGGCCAAGCAACAATTGGATAAGCTCAAGAAAGCAGGTCTGGACGAAATCCGGTTTGGCTGGGCCGGTGATCTTACACCTGAATTAGGGGACGGCAAGGGCTGGTACTATCGGATTCATGGTCCAACAATTCTGATTGAGTACGATAATTCGCAAACGAATGCCAATCACATCCATACGGTAGTGCGCGATTTGACTAATGATTGGGGAGAGGATTTATTACAGGAACACTACAAAAACGTTAGTCACGGTAAAGACTGA
- a CDS encoding single-stranded DNA-binding protein: protein MASLNKMTIIGNLGADPEVRYLDGGAVVATFNVATTEKYTTRTGEKVEQTEWFRIELWNEQAKVAEKYLKKGNSVYVEGRLRTELWTDKEGKERTSLRVRANTMQLLGSPNSDRQDEQPTYEAPRQQAAPAQPAARQQPAPQPARQQAAPARREPEPVPFESNSGDDDLPF, encoded by the coding sequence ATGGCAAGTCTTAATAAGATGACAATTATCGGTAACTTAGGTGCCGATCCTGAAGTTCGTTATCTTGATGGTGGAGCAGTTGTGGCAACCTTTAACGTCGCAACTACTGAAAAATATACAACCCGAACCGGGGAGAAAGTAGAACAAACCGAGTGGTTCCGAATTGAACTCTGGAATGAACAAGCCAAAGTGGCTGAAAAATATTTGAAAAAAGGAAACTCTGTTTACGTAGAAGGTCGTCTTCGGACGGAATTGTGGACAGATAAAGAAGGTAAAGAACGCACATCACTGCGAGTTCGGGCTAATACCATGCAATTGCTGGGTAGCCCTAATAGCGACCGTCAGGACGAACAGCCGACTTATGAAGCGCCACGTCAGCAAGCCGCTCCTGCACAACCTGCAGCCCGTCAGCAACCAGCGCCACAGCCCGCACGCCAACAGGCTGCACCGGCACGTAGGGAGCCCGAACCGGTGCCCTTTGAGAGCAACAGTGGTGATGATGATTTGCCGTTCTAA
- the mutY gene encoding A/G-specific adenine glycosylase translates to MNWLSDLNTIETSFAPILEQWYSVHKRDLPWRHTRDPYRIWLSEVILQQTRVAQGKPYYERFVDAYATVADLAQADERELLRLWQGLGYYSRARNLHQTARYVTLQLEGKFPDTYQDLLKMKGIGSYTAAAIASFAFGERVPVVDGNVYRVLARVFGIEEDITTTTAKKTFAALANRLIQSADDPATYNQAIMEFGAIHCTPVAPDCLLCPLQQGCVAYLTGRQHQLPVKAKKAPVRERFFTYLIFRSKGKLALRERKAKDVWQNLHDFYLLETEDHQDALQDLLLPEAALNLVQQGVMAGLPVESVQLLSHQRIRAKFYLIDLPDEPTGSLPTDLHWFTIDEINDLPKPVLITNYLENLFG, encoded by the coding sequence TTGAATTGGCTATCAGACCTTAACACGATCGAAACCTCATTTGCGCCTATTCTTGAGCAATGGTATTCGGTTCATAAACGTGACTTGCCGTGGCGCCATACGCGTGATCCTTATCGCATTTGGCTGTCGGAAGTCATTCTTCAACAAACCCGCGTAGCGCAGGGAAAACCCTATTACGAACGCTTCGTGGATGCTTATGCAACAGTTGCCGATCTGGCTCAGGCCGATGAGCGGGAACTGCTCCGGCTCTGGCAGGGATTAGGCTATTATTCCCGAGCCAGAAATCTGCACCAGACTGCTCGCTATGTAACTCTTCAATTAGAGGGTAAGTTCCCTGATACGTATCAGGACTTGTTGAAAATGAAGGGGATAGGGTCCTATACCGCGGCTGCTATTGCTTCGTTCGCCTTCGGAGAGCGTGTTCCTGTTGTCGATGGGAATGTCTATCGTGTGTTGGCACGGGTATTTGGTATTGAAGAAGATATTACCACCACGACTGCAAAAAAAACATTTGCAGCGTTGGCAAACCGTCTGATTCAATCGGCCGACGATCCGGCAACCTACAATCAGGCAATTATGGAGTTTGGGGCCATTCATTGTACCCCTGTTGCGCCAGATTGTTTACTGTGCCCGTTGCAGCAAGGATGTGTTGCCTATTTGACTGGGCGACAGCATCAATTGCCTGTTAAAGCTAAAAAAGCACCTGTACGCGAGCGGTTCTTTACGTACCTCATTTTTCGAAGTAAGGGAAAGCTGGCTCTCCGTGAACGAAAGGCGAAGGATGTCTGGCAAAATCTTCACGATTTTTATTTGCTTGAAACCGAAGACCATCAAGATGCGTTACAAGACCTGTTGCTTCCTGAAGCTGCTCTGAATCTAGTGCAACAGGGAGTCATGGCGGGTTTGCCGGTCGAGTCGGTTCAGTTGTTGTCGCACCAGCGGATTCGGGCTAAATTTTATCTGATTGATTTGCCCGATGAGCCTACCGGAAGCTTACCGACCGATTTACACTGGTTTACAATTGACGAAATTAATGACCTTCCGAAGCCCGTATTGATCACAAATTATTTGGAAAATCTGTTTGGATAA
- the gldE gene encoding gliding motility-associated protein GldE yields the protein MDPGDPLPRQVLPAADGWGTYFDLYAPYTALILLLLTLAGLVSASEAAFFSLSPDDRAFCRDSMQADDKRIATLLERPKRLLASLVIFNNLLNIAIVVIVTYLTWEITRISSESGWILSATALATTVAIVLFGEIVPKVYASQNNLIVARKTAPLAQLGLAVFRPLAMMLVNLSNQIDKRIQRKGYKLSVEELSQAVELTGANATVEEKEILKGIVNFSNLTARQVMRARLDISAVSDDLSFSELLAQINASGYSRVPVYGESLDEIDGILYIKDLLPHIHADDSFHWQSLLRPAFFIPENKKVDDLLQDFQKRRVHIAIVVDEYGGTRGLVTLEDIIEEIFGDINDEFDDEDPMGYRREDDQTVIFEGKMSLTDVCRVLNVDPTTFEDAQGDSESLGGLLLELFSRLPKSGDETTYNGFQFQVLSADDKRINEVRVRKKDVVKETEG from the coding sequence ATGGATCCTGGTGACCCTCTTCCTCGACAGGTGCTCCCAGCCGCAGACGGCTGGGGCACCTATTTTGATTTATACGCCCCTTATACGGCTCTGATTTTATTGCTACTGACGCTGGCTGGATTGGTATCGGCATCAGAAGCAGCATTCTTCTCGCTTTCTCCCGATGATCGTGCCTTCTGTCGGGATAGCATGCAGGCCGACGACAAACGGATTGCCACTCTTCTCGAACGCCCTAAGCGGTTGCTGGCATCGCTAGTCATCTTCAATAACTTACTCAATATTGCCATTGTTGTTATTGTAACCTACCTAACCTGGGAGATAACCCGTATCTCGTCAGAGTCAGGTTGGATATTGTCGGCTACGGCGTTGGCGACGACAGTCGCCATTGTTTTGTTTGGCGAAATTGTACCGAAAGTATACGCGAGTCAGAACAACCTCATCGTGGCTCGTAAGACTGCTCCTTTAGCACAACTTGGTTTAGCCGTATTCCGGCCACTGGCAATGATGCTGGTTAACTTAAGTAATCAGATCGATAAGCGTATCCAGCGAAAGGGCTATAAATTATCTGTAGAAGAGCTAAGCCAGGCGGTGGAGTTGACAGGAGCCAATGCAACTGTTGAAGAAAAAGAAATTCTTAAAGGTATTGTCAACTTTAGCAATCTGACGGCACGTCAGGTCATGCGGGCAAGACTGGATATTTCGGCCGTTAGCGACGACTTATCGTTTAGTGAATTATTGGCTCAGATCAACGCGTCCGGCTATTCAAGAGTGCCAGTTTATGGTGAATCGCTGGATGAGATAGATGGTATTCTTTACATAAAAGACTTACTACCCCACATACATGCCGATGATTCCTTTCATTGGCAATCGCTGCTACGGCCAGCATTTTTTATTCCTGAAAATAAGAAGGTAGATGACCTGCTTCAGGATTTTCAGAAGCGACGAGTACACATCGCTATTGTGGTTGATGAGTATGGCGGTACACGCGGTCTGGTAACGCTGGAAGATATTATCGAAGAGATATTCGGGGATATAAACGATGAGTTCGACGATGAAGATCCGATGGGCTATCGTCGGGAAGATGATCAAACAGTGATATTTGAGGGTAAAATGTCGCTAACCGATGTTTGTCGGGTTCTTAATGTCGACCCAACAACCTTCGAAGATGCGCAGGGTGATAGTGAATCACTAGGTGGTCTCTTGCTGGAGTTATTTAGTCGGCTTCCTAAATCGGGTGATGAAACGACTTACAATGGGTTCCAGTTTCAAGTACTGTCGGCCGACGATAAACGGATTAATGAAGTCCGCGTGCGGAAGAAGGACGTGGTGAAAGAGACCGAAGGGTAA
- a CDS encoding LytTR family DNA-binding domain-containing protein, which translates to MKEIQIRRDFLKKPFSSLIILLCIVGLIEAVSWSIGYKLKIKIVHDEGGILQYIGLIIRGLFLPELFTLFITITLLNLFHRIWNIHSVEYNWRSIYKYELRFLPVLLFAFLAFNPGTQTIRFILESFPNYSWSNYWQKYILHTFTWTVYFKYLFPVILIGYIAMNVSLLQDYLKQRREAQEAAEAEAAEASQKVLALSETFSPPPVPATPSPYLSYIKGKSNLGEIDFPVNEAYYFTVEDRFYYAETLKERYMVSKTLNDLETELDPTQFFRIKRDYIVNRQAVLHYSYWENGKYIVTLNTPDHHKIIVPRVRMHEFREWLQGRDASKPEHANLL; encoded by the coding sequence ATGAAGGAAATTCAGATCCGACGAGACTTTCTGAAAAAACCATTCAGCAGCTTGATTATACTACTTTGTATTGTAGGGTTAATCGAGGCTGTTAGCTGGTCGATTGGCTATAAATTGAAAATTAAAATTGTACATGATGAAGGTGGTATACTTCAGTACATCGGCCTGATAATTCGTGGACTGTTTCTGCCTGAGTTATTCACTCTTTTTATTACAATTACACTCCTTAACCTCTTCCATCGTATTTGGAATATTCATTCTGTTGAGTATAACTGGCGTTCTATTTATAAATATGAATTGCGTTTCTTACCTGTTTTGTTGTTCGCTTTCTTAGCCTTTAACCCTGGTACGCAAACCATTCGCTTTATCTTAGAGAGCTTCCCTAATTACTCATGGTCTAATTATTGGCAGAAATACATATTACACACATTTACCTGGACAGTATATTTTAAATATCTGTTTCCGGTAATCCTGATAGGTTACATCGCCATGAATGTGTCACTTCTTCAGGACTATCTAAAACAACGTCGGGAAGCTCAAGAAGCTGCTGAAGCCGAAGCTGCCGAAGCGTCACAAAAGGTTCTAGCCTTATCCGAAACGTTTTCACCACCACCTGTACCAGCAACTCCCTCACCTTATCTCAGTTATATAAAAGGCAAAAGCAATTTGGGAGAAATAGACTTTCCAGTTAATGAAGCCTATTACTTCACTGTCGAGGATCGATTCTATTATGCCGAAACGCTGAAAGAACGGTATATGGTCAGCAAAACGCTCAACGATCTCGAGACGGAACTAGACCCAACTCAATTTTTCCGGATTAAGCGCGATTATATCGTTAACCGCCAAGCGGTGTTACATTACTCATATTGGGAAAATGGTAAGTACATCGTTACGCTCAATACGCCTGATCATCATAAGATTATTGTACCCCGCGTTCGGATGCATGAGTTTCGGGAATGGCTACAGGGTCGTGATGCCAGTAAGCCAGAACATGCTAATCTATTATAG
- a CDS encoding LBF_2804 family protein, which translates to MSTRPPNNSTGPLDHLSMRYLRQVLDMAHPADEPYVLNAVESRVIRRIKLITLTIAALLGIVGVLLFYWPQNTWPELFSTTTVSFLGSTYELPLITILYSLLLVYLEVNLLLAINLWGVKSIMEICQFPRAHDAQYERHLQSLANAASEKSQGIVRFGTDPYMTAPRWGLTIFFLLNTVKAALSTLALKLVVKQSIGQYALHPVTNLAGMPVYALWNTWASWQTLHEAQVRVMAPITIREFVHELHEEWGKNDQFRPLILEALHYVSILKRQHNYAHLMLTETLLDRFALAIDQPLTGNFTEKVLQAPLSVRRSLERLIVFGVLVDGKLSWLEKTRLRELRKKGILTYSASAIQQIGADYNQGRGLWV; encoded by the coding sequence ATGTCTACCCGCCCTCCGAACAACAGTACTGGTCCACTCGACCATCTGTCGATGCGCTACTTGCGGCAGGTACTCGATATGGCACACCCCGCCGATGAGCCTTATGTGCTGAATGCTGTTGAAAGCCGAGTTATCCGCCGAATAAAACTTATAACCTTAACAATAGCTGCCCTGCTTGGCATAGTAGGCGTTTTGTTGTTTTACTGGCCTCAGAATACGTGGCCTGAATTGTTCAGCACAACAACCGTTTCTTTTCTGGGAAGTACCTATGAGTTACCGCTTATTACCATTTTATATAGCCTTTTATTAGTCTATCTGGAGGTAAATCTGTTATTGGCGATTAACCTGTGGGGTGTAAAGTCGATTATGGAAATATGCCAGTTTCCTCGCGCTCACGACGCCCAATATGAACGTCATTTGCAATCACTGGCGAACGCTGCTTCCGAAAAATCTCAGGGTATAGTTCGATTTGGCACTGATCCGTACATGACGGCACCGCGTTGGGGACTAACGATCTTTTTTCTGCTGAACACGGTCAAAGCGGCACTTAGTACGCTCGCGTTAAAATTGGTAGTCAAGCAATCGATTGGCCAATATGCTTTACATCCCGTAACTAATCTGGCCGGTATGCCGGTCTATGCGCTTTGGAATACCTGGGCATCCTGGCAAACGCTCCACGAAGCGCAGGTTCGGGTAATGGCACCCATTACGATTCGTGAGTTTGTCCATGAACTGCATGAAGAATGGGGCAAAAACGATCAATTTCGCCCCTTGATTCTGGAAGCTCTCCACTATGTTTCTATCCTGAAAAGGCAACATAATTATGCCCACCTCATGCTTACCGAAACGTTGCTGGATCGATTTGCCTTAGCTATTGACCAACCGCTGACCGGTAATTTTACCGAAAAGGTACTCCAGGCTCCTCTTTCTGTACGACGAAGTCTGGAACGGCTCATCGTATTCGGGGTTCTGGTTGATGGTAAGCTGTCGTGGCTCGAGAAAACGCGTTTACGGGAGCTTCGCAAAAAGGGAATTCTGACTTATTCTGCCAGCGCAATCCAACAGATCGGAGCAGACTACAATCAGGGGCGTGGACTTTGGGTGTAA
- a CDS encoding S8 family peptidase, with protein sequence MKKLLISASVVLLSIAASAQESQWYLQDKTDKTAGISVERTYRELLKDRKPTPVIVAVIDGGIDTTHEDLRRVLWINPKEIAGNGKDDDKNGYVDDVHGWNFIGGKDGRNVNYETTEVTRLYVQLKPKYEGKDRKSLKPDQQKEYDLYVKTKAEVEKNQAQYKAQYQGIGQFYTQFSGAVDKLKKALNVTKLDTLTLLKAADTLKDASLKRPVLGILQILGQQKAPDTDVIMNELEKANEQLKARAEYHYNPDFDGRGVVGDNPNDMTQRDYGNADISGANPDHGTHVSGIIGADRTNNIGVKGIADAVQIMGVRAVPDGDERDKDVANAIRYAVDNGAQIINMSFGKDYSPQRNVVEDAERYALSKGVLMVHAAGNDGKDIDTAANYPAPRFINGLAIPNVITVGASAEPNNSDLVASFSNYGKQNVDVFAPGKDIYSTVPGSKYENNSGTSMASPVVAGVAAVLKSYFPKLTYADIKRIILQSATPYSTKVTRPESTDTVSFSSLSKTGGIVNLYDAVKLALAEETASGKAK encoded by the coding sequence ATGAAGAAACTCCTTATTAGTGCGTCGGTTGTCTTGCTTTCGATAGCAGCTTCGGCACAGGAATCGCAGTGGTATCTGCAAGATAAAACCGATAAAACAGCTGGTATTAGCGTTGAGCGGACATACCGTGAACTACTGAAAGATCGAAAGCCAACGCCCGTTATAGTCGCTGTAATCGATGGTGGGATCGATACAACGCATGAAGATTTACGGCGTGTGTTGTGGATCAATCCGAAGGAAATTGCCGGAAACGGGAAAGACGATGACAAAAACGGATATGTCGATGATGTTCATGGCTGGAATTTTATTGGTGGTAAAGACGGCCGAAATGTCAATTACGAAACAACCGAAGTTACCCGGCTGTACGTACAGTTAAAACCGAAGTATGAAGGGAAAGACCGGAAATCGTTGAAGCCGGATCAGCAGAAAGAGTATGATCTGTACGTGAAAACGAAGGCCGAAGTCGAGAAAAATCAGGCGCAATACAAGGCACAATATCAGGGAATTGGTCAGTTTTACACCCAGTTTTCTGGTGCGGTCGATAAGCTGAAAAAAGCATTGAATGTAACAAAGCTCGATACGCTCACCTTGCTTAAAGCTGCCGATACGCTTAAGGATGCCAGTTTAAAACGGCCTGTTCTGGGTATATTACAGATATTGGGTCAGCAGAAAGCACCTGATACTGATGTGATTATGAATGAACTCGAAAAGGCAAATGAGCAACTCAAAGCCCGTGCCGAGTATCATTACAATCCTGACTTTGATGGTCGTGGTGTTGTGGGTGATAATCCAAACGACATGACCCAGCGCGATTATGGCAATGCTGATATTTCGGGCGCGAATCCTGACCACGGTACACACGTTTCGGGCATTATCGGGGCCGATCGGACCAACAATATTGGCGTAAAAGGAATAGCCGATGCTGTTCAGATTATGGGTGTACGGGCCGTACCTGATGGCGATGAGCGGGATAAAGATGTGGCCAATGCCATTCGGTATGCGGTTGATAACGGCGCGCAGATTATCAATATGAGCTTTGGTAAAGACTATTCTCCGCAGCGTAATGTAGTTGAAGATGCCGAACGATATGCTCTTTCGAAAGGAGTCTTAATGGTGCATGCCGCCGGTAATGATGGGAAAGACATCGATACGGCAGCTAATTACCCTGCTCCCCGATTTATCAATGGTTTAGCTATTCCGAACGTAATTACAGTAGGGGCTAGTGCTGAACCAAACAACAGCGATCTGGTGGCTAGTTTCTCGAACTACGGTAAGCAAAATGTCGATGTTTTTGCACCAGGTAAAGATATCTACTCGACCGTGCCAGGCAGCAAATACGAAAATAACAGTGGTACTAGTATGGCCTCGCCTGTAGTGGCAGGGGTAGCGGCTGTGCTGAAATCGTATTTCCCCAAACTGACCTACGCGGATATCAAACGGATTATTCTTCAATCGGCAACGCCTTATTCAACCAAGGTGACCCGACCAGAATCCACGGATACAGTTTCGTTTAGTTCATTGTCGAAAACGGGTGGTATTGTCAATCTTTACGATGCCGTAAAATTAGCACTGGCTGAGGAAACGGCTTCTGGCAAAGCGAAGTAA
- a CDS encoding LuxR family transcriptional regulator — protein sequence MNQSIGVQEVTKNFAIRRRDFSILVAQSELFTCEVLSQLLKEQGYNVVGRAVEMEDTLQQIMVKRPKCVILESEISGERSFEIVEQMQSANQQTKFILYTRKPDLRTVAKAMQKGFFGFLYATDGLEELYRCFQTVSNGGCYYSSGFMDLLKNFGVDIISESTREELNRLTEREREVLRMVASGHTATEIADRLNISYRTAVNHKAHIAKKLNLDSIRQLPRYSIAVKNYL from the coding sequence ATGAATCAATCAATCGGTGTCCAAGAGGTCACCAAAAACTTCGCTATTCGTAGGCGAGACTTTTCTATTCTCGTTGCTCAATCAGAGCTGTTCACCTGCGAAGTCTTAAGCCAATTATTGAAGGAACAGGGCTACAATGTTGTTGGCCGTGCTGTTGAAATGGAAGACACACTTCAGCAGATTATGGTGAAGCGCCCCAAATGTGTTATTCTGGAATCTGAAATTTCGGGCGAGCGAAGCTTCGAAATCGTCGAGCAGATGCAAAGCGCCAATCAGCAAACAAAGTTCATTTTGTATACGCGCAAACCCGATCTCCGAACGGTAGCTAAGGCTATGCAAAAGGGATTCTTTGGGTTTCTGTATGCCACCGATGGTTTAGAAGAATTGTACCGCTGTTTCCAAACCGTTAGTAACGGAGGCTGTTATTACAGCAGTGGATTCATGGATTTACTCAAAAACTTCGGTGTCGATATTATTTCTGAATCGACACGGGAGGAGTTGAATCGCCTGACCGAGCGAGAACGAGAAGTGTTACGGATGGTTGCCAGTGGGCATACAGCTACCGAAATTGCCGATCGGTTAAATATTAGCTACCGAACTGCCGTGAATCATAAAGCCCACATCGCCAAAAAACTTAATCTAGACAGTATCCGGCAATTACCTCGCTACAGTATTGCCGTAAAAAACTATCTCTAA
- a CDS encoding LytTR family DNA-binding domain-containing protein — MVIQTMVLPEICTVFVITYLIFQAHKWFKLNTIANKWSAIVRYELYFLPIIMLSFLFFNPITQTVRYFLENGPDYSWKDYWDGYIIYTYSWKIYFQYLTPILLIGYISINLSLLKDHLKQRQEYHELIEAELEKKAIALSTTSSPKSKTSSPYLTYLKGRNTTGELDFPINDVYYFTIEDRFYYAELAKGRYLISKTLNELEAELNPAHFLRIKRDYIVNRQAIESYTHWENGKYSIRLNTPKPHTIVIPRTRMQELREWLQQEDLQPLETVS; from the coding sequence ATGGTTATTCAAACCATGGTACTTCCAGAGATATGTACTGTATTTGTCATTACATACCTTATTTTTCAAGCACATAAGTGGTTTAAGCTTAATACTATTGCTAATAAATGGTCAGCAATAGTTCGATATGAGCTATATTTCTTACCAATTATAATGCTCTCATTCTTGTTTTTTAATCCAATTACACAAACAGTTCGGTATTTTTTAGAGAACGGGCCTGACTATTCTTGGAAAGATTATTGGGATGGATATATTATCTATACCTACAGTTGGAAGATTTACTTCCAATATTTAACCCCAATACTTTTAATTGGCTACATATCTATCAACCTATCACTCCTCAAAGATCACTTAAAACAACGTCAAGAATATCATGAGCTTATTGAAGCTGAATTAGAAAAGAAAGCGATAGCACTATCTACAACTTCCTCACCAAAGTCTAAAACCTCTTCGCCCTATCTAACGTACCTAAAAGGTAGAAATACAACTGGAGAACTGGACTTCCCAATTAATGACGTCTATTATTTTACCATTGAAGATCGGTTCTACTATGCCGAGTTGGCCAAAGGACGCTATTTAATCAGTAAAACCTTAAATGAACTGGAAGCCGAGCTAAACCCCGCTCATTTTTTGCGTATTAAGCGGGACTATATCGTTAACAGACAGGCAATAGAAAGCTATACCCATTGGGAAAATGGGAAATATAGCATCAGGCTCAACACGCCTAAACCACACACTATCGTTATACCACGCACCCGGATGCAGGAACTTCGTGAATGGTTACAACAAGAAGACTTACAGCCGCTCGAAACGGTTTCCTAA
- a CDS encoding HU family DNA-binding protein — protein MTKADVIAEIADKTGIDKAEVTNTLETFFSVVKDSLAEGENIYVRGFGSFINKKRAKKVARNISKNTAMVIDEHFIPSFKPAKVFVEQVKTSDKAKVTAE, from the coding sequence GTGACGAAAGCAGACGTAATTGCCGAGATCGCCGATAAGACCGGTATTGATAAGGCAGAAGTAACAAACACCCTGGAAACTTTCTTTTCAGTAGTTAAGGATTCATTGGCCGAGGGAGAGAACATTTATGTGAGAGGGTTCGGTAGCTTCATCAATAAGAAACGGGCTAAAAAAGTAGCTCGGAACATCTCGAAAAATACCGCTATGGTAATCGACGAGCATTTTATTCCGAGTTTCAAACCCGCCAAGGTTTTTGTTGAGCAGGTAAAAACCAGCGACAAAGCGAAAGTAACTGCTGAGTAA